Below is a genomic region from Candidatus Tanganyikabacteria bacterium.
GGGCGAGACCATTTCCGACACCGCCCAGACGCTCTCCCGCTACGTCGACGGCATCATGGCCCGCACCTACGCGCACCAGGACGTCGTGGATCTGGCGACGTACGGCACGGTGCCGGTGATCAACGGCCTGACCGATCGCAACCATCCCTGCCAGGCCATGACCGACTTCTTCACGATCTACGAGAAGAAGGGCCACCTCGCCGGCCGGAAACTGGCGTACGTCGGCGACGGCAACAACATGTGCAATTCCCTGCTGGGGGGAGGAGCCCTGGCCGGGATGCACGTCGTGGCGGCTTGCCCCTCCGGCTTCCAGCCGGATGCCGAGTACGTCGCGACCGCCCGGAGCATCGCCGGTACGACCGGCGCCAAGATCGACATCACGGAGGATCCGGCCAGAGCCGTCAAGGATGCCGACGTCATCTACACGGACGTCTGGGCGAGCATGGGCCAGGAGGAAGAGCACGCCAAGCGCGTGAAGGCCTTCAAGGGCTACCAGGTGGACGCCAAGCTGGCCAAGGGCGCCAGGCCCGATTTCTGCTTCATGCACTGCCTGCCGGCTCACCGCGGCGAGGAGGTGTCCGCCGAGATCATCGACGGCTCGCATTCGGTCGTGTGGGATCAGGCCGAAAACCGCCTTCACGTGCAGAAGGCAATCATGGCCATGCTGATGGCGGGGTAGAACCACGATTATGAAGCGCATGTTGTTGGCTGGAACCTGCCTGCTAGCCCTCGGGGCC
It encodes:
- the argF gene encoding ornithine carbamoyltransferase, which codes for MAVTMRGKSFIAETDLSVEEFFQILRFAETLKVEKLAGKPHPLLAGKTLAMVFQKASTRTRVSFEVGMAQLGGSALYLSSTDLQLKRGETISDTAQTLSRYVDGIMARTYAHQDVVDLATYGTVPVINGLTDRNHPCQAMTDFFTIYEKKGHLAGRKLAYVGDGNNMCNSLLGGGALAGMHVVAACPSGFQPDAEYVATARSIAGTTGAKIDITEDPARAVKDADVIYTDVWASMGQEEEHAKRVKAFKGYQVDAKLAKGARPDFCFMHCLPAHRGEEVSAEIIDGSHSVVWDQAENRLHVQKAIMAMLMAG